AGCGCGTCAGCTACGTCTCGCTGACTCACGACCGGGACCACATCTACAGCGAACTCGACGCCGTCCTCGACTCCGAGCAGTTCGAGGTCCTGACCGACCACCTCACCGTCGCCGACTTCTCCCAGCAGTTCCTCTCGGCCGTCGACGTGCCCGCTGCGCTGTACGACCAGCGCCGCGACGACGTGCCCGCGCCGACCGAAGACGACGACAGCGGCGTCGCCGGGCTGCTCGACGACGTGACGCTGCCAGACGAGCGCTCGACGGAGACCGACGACGCCGACGACGTGTCCGCCTTGCTCGACGAGATCAGCGAGTACGTCGCCGACAGCGGCGACGACGCGATCCTCGTGATCGACGGGCTCTCGGACCTCCTCCTGGCGACGAACTTCGGGCTCGATCGCAGCGCCGTGCTCGGCTTCCTGCTGGGGTTGCGCGAAGCGGTCGTCGGCTGGGACGGGATCGCCTACGTGGTCTACGAACGCCGGGCCGCCGACGTGCGAAGCGATCCCGACATCCACGGACTGCTCCACGGCTCGGTCTTCTTCTACTCGAACGACCAGGGTCACGACACGTATCG
Above is a genomic segment from Halomicrobium sp. LC1Hm containing:
- a CDS encoding chemotaxis protein CheY, which encodes MDELSPPEAKSVSAGVEYVPFGIPGLDGAVRGIPTGSAVLLAGAPDAGSHAFLYTSLASLMLAKHEPALYPRRLGDAREAIPERVSYVSLTHDRDHIYSELDAVLDSEQFEVLTDHLTVADFSQQFLSAVDVPAALYDQRRDDVPAPTEDDDSGVAGLLDDVTLPDERSTETDDADDVSALLDEISEYVADSGDDAILVIDGLSDLLLATNFGLDRSAVLGFLLGLREAVVGWDGIAYVVYERRAADVRSDPDIHGLLHGSVFFYSNDQGHDTYRTVRVGSFGGALDTERQTVFESSVGPAGLRAKATKKIGPSNW